The following are encoded in a window of Fusarium verticillioides 7600 chromosome 6, whole genome shotgun sequence genomic DNA:
- a CDS encoding ubiquitin thiolesterase: protein MSSISVVVKHQGKKHDVEIDPSSTGEDFKLQMFSLTNVEPERQKILLKGGQLKDDADMSKIGLKNGQVIMMMGTPSAGGDALVRPKEAIKFVEDMTEAEQAQQVGATPAGLINLGNTCYLNSTLQTLRLIPELQEALDTYQPDGNASSFMMTGTNMDLASQLSNLYKRMGQTQDSFPPMNFLNALRVVFPQFAEKSKTGQGFAQQDAEEAWSQIVQQLNQKLRIKSENTSEISFVEKYMSGEFSSVMECDEEEARNAGEQPIINKESFAKLNCHIDSSTNHLRDGIAAALKEKLEKQSEVLGRDAVYTKTSKISRAPKYLTVHFVRFFWKRETQKKAKIMRKVTFPMELDIVEFCSDELKKALIPVRDKVREIRKDEEDIERARKRRKKTHYQDVGDIPGGAGLPTEKEKKEAEKKEGKSADGDVVMGEEGETYKTDADIEAERNASILEAKKELNALINPELRNDDGANQSGLYELRGVVTHQGASADSGHYTSYVKKAAPVDPKTGKKGEEDGKWWWFNDDKVSEVEADKIATLAGGGESHSALILLYRAIPLPTAEGVLE from the exons ATGTCGTCCATATCTG TCGTGGTGAAACATCAAGGCAAGAAAcacgatgtcgagatcgaCCCCAGCTCTACTGGCGAGGACTTCAAACTCCAGATGTTCAGCTTGACCAACGTCGAACCCGAACGCCAAAAAATCTTGCTCAAAGGTGGTCAActcaaagatgatgcagacatGAGCAAAATCGGCTTGAAGAACGGCCAGGTCATTATGATGATGGGTACCCCAAGCGCTGGTGGCGATGCCCTTGTCCGACCAAAAGAGGCGATCAAGTTTGTCGAGGATATGACAGAGGCGGAGCAGGCTCAGCAAGTTGGTGCGACACCTGCTGGTCTGATCAACCTTGGAAATACATGTTatctcaactcaaccctCCAGACTCTGCGTCTGATTCCAGAGCTCCAGGAGGCGCTCGATACGTACCAACCCGATGGCAACGCCAGCAGCTTTATGATGACAGGCACGAACATGGACTTGGCATCTCAACTGTCAAACTTGTACAAGAGAATGGGACAAACCCAGGACTCCTTCCCTCccatgaacttcttgaacgCTCTGCGAGTAGTGTTTCCCCAGTTTGCGGAGAAGTCCAAGACAGGACAAGGCTTTGCTCAGCAGGATGCAGAGGAGGCTTGGTCCCAAATTGTGCAGCAACTTAACCAGAAGCTCCGCATCAAAAGCGAAAACACTTCGGAGATCTCCTTTGTGGAGAAGTACATGTCTGGCGAGTTCAGTTCGGTAATGGAGtgtgatgaggaagaggcgcGCAACGCTGGCGAGCAGCCCATCATTAACAAGGAGAGCTtcgccaagctcaactgcCACATCGACAGCTCAACAAATCATCTGCGAGATGGCATTGCCGCCGCCCTGaaagagaagctcgagaagcagtCAGAGGTTCTAGGTCGTGATGCAGTCTACACCAAGACTTCCAAGATCTCTCGTGCTCCTAAGTACCTGACAGTGCACTTTGTGCGCTTTTTCTGGAAGCGGGAGacccagaagaaggccaagatcatgcgAAAGGTTACTTTCCCCATGGAGCTTGATATTGTTGAGTTCTGCTCCGACGAattgaagaaggctcttATTCCTGTGCGCGACAAGGTTCGTGAGATTcgcaaggatgaagaggatatcGAGCGGGCCCGTAAGCGACGTAAGAAGACTCACTATCAGGACGTTGGCGATATCCCAGGCGGTGCCGGTCTTCCcaccgagaaggagaagaaggaggctgagaagaaggagggcaagtCAGcagatggcgatgttgtcatGGGCGAGGAGGGTGAGACATACAAGACAGACGCTGACATCGAGGCGGAGAGAAACGCTTCCattcttgaggccaagaaggagctcaacgctctcatcaaccccgagCTGCGAAACGACGATGGTGCAAATCAATCTGGTCTGTACGAGCTCCGAGGTGTCGTGACACATCAAGGTGCCAGCGCCGACAGTGGCCACTACACCTCATatgtcaagaaggctgcGCCCGTTGatcccaagactggcaagaagggtgaGGAGGACGgcaagtggtggtggttcaACGACGACAAGGTttcagaggttgaagctgacAAGATTGCGACTCTCGCCGGTGGTGGTGAGTCTCACTCTGCTCTCATCCTCTTGTACCGAGCCATTCCTCTGCCCACTGCCGAGGGTGTCCTGGAGTAA
- a CDS encoding actin-like protein 2/3 complex subunit 4, with the protein MSQSLRPYLQCVRSSLTAALTLSNFASQTAERHNVPEIEAQTSPEVLLQPLTIARNENERVLIEPSINSVRISIKIKQADEIEHILVHKFTRFLTQRAESFFILRRKPIKGYDISFLITNFHTEEMLKHKLVDFIIQFMEEVDKEISEMKLFLNARARFVAESFLTPFD; encoded by the exons ATG TCTCAATCCCTCCGACCCTACCTGCAATGCGTACGCAGCAGCTTGACCGCCGCGCTCACACTCTCCAACTTTGCTTCTCAGACCGCCGAGCGACATAATGTTCCAGAGATTGAGGCACAAACGTCCCCCGAGGTCTTGCTGCAGCCCTTGACCATTGCGCGCAACGAGAACGAGCGTGTCTTGATTGAGCCCAGTATTAACTCCGTCCGTATTagcatcaagatcaagcaggCCGACGAGATTGAGCATATACTTGTCCATAAGTTTACAAGATTCTTGACGCAACGTGCGGAGTCCTTCTTCATTCTGCGGAGGAAACCTATCAAG GGCTATGACATTTCTTTCCTGATAACAAACTTCCACACCGAAGAAATGCTGAAGCACAAGCTTGTCGACTTTATTATTCAGTTTATGGAAGAGGTCGACAAGGAGATCTCTGAGATGAAGCTATTT TTGAACGCTCGAGCACGATTCGTGGCCGAGTCTTTCCTTACACCT TTTGACTAA
- a CDS encoding histone-lysine N-methyltransferase ASH1L, with product MALLLSSEGAFEVSVTDDSSSNVASATSTPPTTVADEASLHSDSPKRDVVHVALEPDSPEIAPPTSEPIEPTETDSAANAPPPAPIRSRRSRVSAPVYNLVQLSGTAGHGKRRAKGDIVADRRRRRKTISGPILGDDKGTSETSQDATPETVRSGIDALGATQSASKLDSPRPRRQKIVEESGSSRRSSTRRSNVFAPIAATPITKNSKATKRSRKSMEKPSTPMSRELRRLQDTKEFAHIDEKPVVLSVWSNGKFVDPKAAKAASRKKAEPEQPVEEPKEAEPEPVVNTRKRRVKKYLAKGLYAGQDAPIDISKGLTVGEKKALAQLPELIPSGRVNKTMPLPMFNGLRTLIEGRDFKLPYQVCNPLPPGQPKPDEWKKMTKNRFIGESKDYWRKSPHFHDYSSKCVCKPEDGCGESCQNRIMLYECDEQNCNAGKQYCTNRAFATLTARRNKGGKYRVGVEVIKTSDRGYGVRSNRCFRPNQIIMEYAGEIITEEECERRMTEVYKDNECYYLMSFDQNMIIDATTGSIARFVNHSCNPNCRMIKWIVSGQPRMALFAGDKPIMTGDELTYDYNFDPFSAKNVQKCLCGEPNCRGVLGPKPREVKQPKADLKNAVKGAVKAGKRKLKELIGDEGDNGKNAKKRKVQPAKGVKRAISNAGSKMAKGAANAFKKGVSTVASTTKKAALGSKSPAKRRATTGALLKKTTTKRVLQTYSRTPQRRASERASSVGLVSASRAKSSSVTKVSTKTTKTTASLRRTSSRVVSPRQALDLSRDGEIRVVADD from the exons ATGGCACTCTTATTGTCCTCTGAGGGCGCCTTTGAGGTCAGCGTCACGGACGATTCTTCTTCCAATGTCGCGTCTGCAACTTCAACACCTCCTACTACCGTCGCCGATGAAGCCAGTCTTCACTCCGATTCTCCCAAACGCGATGTCGTTCACGTTGCACTCGAGCCTGACTCTCCCGAAATCGCGCCTCCTACATCCGAGCCCATCGAGCCTACAGAGACCGACAGCGCCGCCAATGCGCCGCCTCCTGCCCCAATTCGCTCGCGACGTAGCCGCGTTAGTGCTCCGGTTTACAATCTCGTTCAATTGAGTGGTACAGCTGGCCATGGAAAGCGACGCGCCAAAGGAGACATTGTCGCGGACCGACGACGGAGAAGAAAGACTATCTCCGGCCCAATCTTGGGCGATGACAAGGGAACGTCCGAGACTTCTCAGGATGCAACACCCGAAACCGTACGCAGTGGTATCGACGCGCTGGGAGCTACTCAGTCAGCAAGCAAACTGGACTCACCCCGCCCTCGTCGCCAGAAGATCGTGGAGGAGAGTGGCTCGAGCAGACGTTCTTCGACGCGTCGATCCAATGTCTTTGCGCCTATCGCAGCTACACCTATTACTAAAAACTCCAAGGCTACCAAACGCAGTCGCAAATCCATGGAAAAGCCCTCAACGCCCATGTCGCGCGAGCTGAGGCGTCTACAGGACACTAAGGAGTTTGCGCATATCGACGAGAAGCCCGTGGTTTTGAGTGTGTGGTCAAACGGAAAATTTGTTGACCCTAAGGCTGCCAAAGCAGCCTCACGAAAGAAGGCTGAGCCTGAGCAACCTGTCGAGGAGCCCAAGGAGGCCGAGCCCGAGCCCGTGGTCAACACCAGGAAGCGTCGGGTTAAGAAATATCTTGCCAAGGGTCTCTACGCTGGACAGGATGCTCCCATTGACATTTCTAAGGGCTTGACCgtgggagagaagaaggccctgGCTCAGCTACCGGAACTCATTCCCAGCGGCCGCGTCAACAAGACAATGCCTTTACCCATGTTCAACGGCCTTCGCACACTTATTGAAGGCCGCGACTTCAAGCTCCCCTACCAGGTCTGCAACCCGCTTCCACCAGGCCAACCTAAACCTGATGAATGGAAGAAAATGACAAAGA ATCGCTTCATTGGCGAATCTAAGGATTACTGGAGAAAGTCCCCCCACTTCCACGACTATTCATCGAAGTGCGTTTGCAAGCCGGAAGATGGGTGTGGCGAGAGCTGCCAGAATCGAATTATGCTTTACGAATGTGATGAGCAGAATTGCAATGCGGGCAAGCAGTATTGCACCAACCGTGCTTTTGCCACTCTCACGGCGCGCCGAAACAAAGGCGGAAAATACCGAGTCGGTGTTGAGGTGATCAAGACATCCGACCGTGGATATGGTGTCCGAAGCAACCGATGCTTCAGACCGaaccagatcatcatggagtaTGCCGGAGAAATCATCACCGAAGAGGAGTGTGAGCGCCGCATGACCGAAGTATACAAGGACAATGAG TGCTACTATCTCATGAGCTTCGATCAAAATATGATCATCGACGCAACAACAGGATCTATCGCGCGTTTCGTGAATCACAGCTGCAACCCAAATTGCAGAATGATTAAATGGATCGTTTCCGGACAGCCACGAATGGCCCTGTTTGCGGGTGAtaagcccatcatgacaggTGATGAGCTGACTTATGACTACAACTTTGACCCTTTCTCGGCCAAGAACGTACAGAAATGTCTCTGCGGAGAACCCAACTGCCGTGGTGTTCTGGGACCCAAGCCTCGCGAAGTCAAGCAGCCCAAAGCTGATCTCAAGAATGCAGTCAAGGGCGCTGTCAAGGCAGGCAAACGTAAGCTTAAGGAGCTTATTGGAGACGAAGGAGACAATGGCAAGAATGCAAAGAAGCGCAAGGTGCAGCCTGCAAAGGGAGTGAAGCGAGCGATTTCCAACGCGGGCTCTAAGATGGCCAAGGGTGCAGCAAATGCTTTCAAGAAGGGTGTTTCCACAGTGGCCTCGACTACCAAGAAGGCGGCTCTGGGCTCAAAGTCACCGGCTAAGCGACGTGCCACGACTGGAGCTCTCCTTAAGAAGACGACTACCAAACGAGTCCTGCAAACATACTCACGCACTCCACAGAGACGAGCATCGGAACGTGCATCGAGTGTCGGCCTTGTCTCTGCAAGCCGAGCCAAGAGCTCTTCAGTGACCAAGGTGTCAACtaagacgacgaagacgacggcCAGTCTCAGAAGGACATCCTCCCGGGTGGTCTCGCCCCGACAGGCATTGGATCTTTCACGCGATGGCGAGATCCGGGTGGTTGCAGACGATTAG
- a CDS encoding 2,3-bisphosphoglycerate-dependent phosphoglycerate mutase, which yields MSTPRVFLIRHGETEWSLDGRHTGLTDIPLTSNGEKRVRATGKALVGPDRLIAPKKIAHIYVSPRKRAQRTFELLNLGLNRPLPWTPHGAPDGTGLQCEAEVEVTDYIREWDYGDYEGITTPEIRKIRAEQGIKGSWDIWKDGCPGGEAPHDVTRRLDQLIEEIREKYHKPAMDKGSDQCGDVLLVAHGHILRAFAMRWAGYALREGPTFLLEAGGVGTLSYEHHRIEEPALLLGGAFVVELDGQD from the exons ATGTCAACTCCGCGTGTCTTTCTTATTCGCCACGGCGAGACAGAATGGTCACTTGATGGTCGTCATACTGGCTTGACTGATATCCCACTCACTTCCAATGGCGAGAAGCGTGTTAGAGCCACAGGAAAGGCTCTTGTTGGGCCGGATCGTCTCATTGCCCCCAAGAAGATTGCTCACAT TTACGTTTCACCACGAAAACGCGCCCAGCGTACATTCGAACTGCTCAACCTCGGGCTGAATCGCCCTCTACCTTGGACACCTCACGGTGCTCCTGATGGTACTGGCCTTCAATGTGAAGCCGAGGTGGAGGTCACGGACTACATCCGGGAATGGGACTACGGTGACTACGAAGGGATCACAACACCTGAGATTCGTAAGATCAGAGCTGAACAAGGGATCAAAGGGTCTTGGGACATCTGGAAGGATGGATGTCCTGGCGGGGA GGCTCCCCATGATGTGACCAGAAGACTTGACCAATTGATAGAGGAGATTCGTGAGAAATATCACAAGCCAGCCATGGACAAAGGAAGCGACCAATGCGGCGACGTGTTACTCGTTGCCCATGGACACATCTTGCGTGCCTTTGCTATGAGATGGGCTGGCTACGCTTTACGAGAAGGACCAACTTTCTTGTTGGAGGCAGGTGGTGTTGGAACACTCAG CTACGAGCATCATAGAATCGAAGAGCCggcccttctccttggtggcGCTTTTgtcgttgaacttgacggCCAAGATTAG